The DNA window CGCTGCTCAGCCTGGCCAGCCTCGGCGGCATCTGGAACGGCCAGGCAGTACCCGCCTCGCGGGCAACGCTTTTCACGATCTGGTCGGCGGTCGCGCTGCTGGGCGTGGTGCTGGCCGGTGCGCCGGCGGTGGCCCGCCGGCGCACCGCGGCGCCGCTGCTCGTGCTGGCGGTGGTGTCGGTGCTGGTGCCGGCCGCGCTGGCGACCGGGCCCGGTCTGCACGCGCTCGGCGCCCTCGTCGAGGCCGCGCCCGGCCTCGGCGTGCTGCGCGACGGGCAGAAGTGGGTGGCCCTGGCGATGCCCGGCTACGCGCTGGCCGGCGCCGGCGCGGTGGTGACGCTGCGCCCCCGGTCGCGTCCGGCGATCACGGCGCTGGTGTGTTGTGCCGTGCTGATCGCGGCCCTGCCCGACCTGGCGTGGGGTGTGGGCGGCAGGGTCGCGCCGGTGCGCTACCCGCCGGGGTGGGCGGCCGTGGCGGCGGCGGTCAACGCCGATCCCCGCGCTGTCGCGGTGTTGCCGGCGGGCACCATGCGGCGCTTCCCCTGGTCCGGTCCGCGCCGGTGCTGGACCCGCTGCCGCGTTGGGTGCGCGCCGACGTGCTGAGCAGTGGCGACCTGGTCATCTCCGGGGTTCTCGTGCCCGGGGAGGGCGATCGCGCGCGGGCGGTCCAGGGGTTGCTGCTGGCGGGGCCCGACGCGTCGGCGGCGGCCAGCGACGGCGTGGGATGGCTGGTCGTCGAATCCGGCAGCGCCGGCGACATGGGCGTGGCGCGGCGCACCCTGGACGCCCTGACGCCGGTCTACCGCGACGATCAGATCGCGCTCTACCGGATCGGCGGCGACACCGCGCGCGTGTCCGCGGCCCGGCGCGGCGTGACCCTGGCCGCGCACCTGGCGTGGCTGGCGCTGCTGGTCGCGGGGGCCGTCGGCGCGGCGGTCAGCGCGGCTCGGCGCAGCACACCAGCCCGCTGACCAGCCGGCCGGCCTGAACCGCTTCCAGCACACCGCGCAGCGCGGTCGCGCTCTGGGCCCAGGAGAACTCGCCGGTGCGGGTCTGTGCCTTGGCGCCGAGTTGATCCCGCAGCACGGGGTCGGTCAGCAACTCCTCGAGGCGGTCGACCAGCTCGGCGCGATCGTCGACCAGGATGCCGGTGACCCCGTCGATGATCGAGTCGGACAGGCCGCCCGAGGACCGGTAGCCGATGGTGGGCACTCGGTGCTGGGCCGCCTCCACGACCGCCAGACCCCAGCCCTCCTTGCGCGAGGGCAGCACGTGGACCCACGAGCTCTGCAGGACGTGGTGTTTGGTGATGTCGTCGACGTGGCCGTGGAAGACCACCGCGTCGGCGATGCCGAGGGAGTGCACGTGCTCGACGAGCCGCCGCCGCCACCAGCCGTCGCCGATGATGTCCAGGCGCAGGCCGGGGATTCCCGGCCTGCGGCGGCGCAGCTCCGCGACCGCCTCCAGCGCGTCCTCGATCTGCTTGTGCGGCACCAGCCGCGAGAGCACCACCACCCGCGGGGTCGTCGCCTGCGAGCCGGACAACGACGGCGCCGGCGCCTCGTCGAGGCCGTTGCGCACGACCGCGATCCGCTCGTCGTCCACGCCGAGGGCGACCAGGTCGCGGGCCGAGGGCAGCGACACCGTCAGGTACTGGTTGCGCCGGTTCAGCCACGGCGACAGCTTCGACTCGACGAACCAGCCGACCCGGCCGAGCACCGGCCCGGCCACCGGCCACTGCTCGCGGTGGCAGTGGTGCACCAGCACCACCACCCGGCGCCCGTACACCAGCCTGGCCAAGAACGGCAGACCGTTCTGCGCGTCGACGACCACGTCGGGCCGCGTGCGCCGCAGCCGCGCCAGCCCCAGCCGCGCCCCGGCTTCGGACAGGGCCATCATCAGCAGCGCCCACACGTACACCGAGTAGCGGCCACCGGCGCGCACGATCCGTACGCCGTCGACGACCTCCCGGCGCGGCGCGCCCGGATACCGCGCGGTCCGCAGTGTGACGGCGACGCCCGAGTCGGCCAGGTGCGCGCCGATGCGCTGCAGGTAGGCCTCGCTGCCTCCGCCCTGGGGGTGGCCGGTGTCGCGCCAGCACAACAGCAGTACGGAGCGCAGGGAAGACATCGAGTGCAGCCTAGCCGGGGCGAGACTGCATAGGGTTGGCCGGTGGCCGTCACCGACGTCTTCGCCCGCCGGGCGACGCTGGCCCGCTCGCTGCGGCTGCTCTCGGCGTTCCGGTTCGAACGGCGCGACCCGCCACGGTTCTACGGGGCGCTGGCCGCCGACACCGCGGCGATGGTCGGCGACCTGTGGCAGGCGGCCCGCGGCGAGGCCCCGGCCGGCCGCACGCTGCTCGACGTCGGCGGCGGGCCCGGCTATTTCGCGGCGGCGTTCGACCGGGCCGGTGTCCGCTACATCGGCGTCGAGCCGGACCCGAACGAGATGCACGCGGGCGGCCCCGTGGGGCCCGGGACGGGGCCGGGCGGGGGCACGTTCGTCCGGGCGTCGGGCATGGCGTTGCCGTTCGCCGACGACTCCGTGGACATCTGCCTGTCGTCCAACGTCGCCGAGCACGTGCCGCGGCCGTGGCAGCTCGGCGGCGAGATGCTGCGGGTCACCAGGCCGGGCGGGCTGGTGGTCCTGTCCTACACCGTGTGGCTGGGCCCGTTCGGCGGCCACGAGATGGGGCTTACCCACTATCTGGGCGGCGCGCGCGCCGCCGCGCGGTACGCCCGCAAACACGGCCACCGGGCCAAGAACGACTACGGGTCGTCGTTGTTCGCGGTGTCGGCCGCCGACGGGCTCACCTGGGCCGCGAGCACGGGCGCGGCGGTCGCCGCATTTCCCCGCTACCACCCCCGATGGGCCTGGTGGCTGACGTCGGTGCCGGCGCTGCGCGAGTTCCTCGTCAGCAATCTGGTGCTGGTCCTCAAACCGCGGGAATGAAACATGTTCTCGTTTCGCGTCCCCTTGGGTAGGGTGGCGCCCATGGGCGCCGGCGACGATGCAGCGCGAAGCAATGAGGAGGAGCGGCGCAGATGCCCGACATCAAGACCGAATACGACAAGCTTTTCATTGGTGGCAAGTGGACCGAGCCGTCGAGTTCCGACGTGATCGAGGTGCACTGCCCGGCCACCGGCGAGTACGTCGGCAAGACGCCGCTGGCGGCGGCGGCCGACGTCGACGCGGCGGTCGCCGCGGCGCGCGCCGCGTTCGACAACGGCCCCTGGCCCACCACGCCGCCGAAGGAACGCGCGGCCGTCATCGCCAACGCGCTCAAGCTCATGGAGGAGCGCAAGGACAAGTTCACCGAGGTCCTCGCCGGCGAGACCGGCCAACCGCCCACCGGCATCGAGACCATGCACTGGATGAGCTCGATCGGCGCGCTGAACTACTTCGCCGGCCCCGCCGCCGACGACGTGAAATGGCGGGAGATCCGCAACGGCGGCTACGGGCAGACCATCGTCTACCGCGAACCGATCGGCGTGGTGGGCGCGATCGTAGCGTGGAACGTGCCGCTGTTCCTGGCGGTCAACAAGCTGGGCCCGGCGCTGCTGGCCGGCTGCACCGTGGTGCTCAAGCCGGCCGCCGAAACACCATTGAGCGCAAATCTTCTGGCGGAGACGCTCGCCGAGGCCGGCCTGCCCGAGGGCGTGCTGTCGGTGGTGCCCGGCGGCATCGACACCGGCCAGGCGCTGACCTCGAACCCGAACGTCGACCTCTTCTCCTTCACCGGCAGCTCGGCCGTCGGCAAGGAGATCGGCCGGCGCGCCGCGGACATGCTCAAGCCGTGCACCCTCGAGCTCGGCGGGAAGTCGGCGGCCATCGTCCTCGACGACGTCGATCTGGCCTCCGCGATCCCGATGCTGGTGTTCTCCGGGATCATGAACACCGGCCAGGCCTGCGTGGCCCAGACCCGGATCCTGGCCCCGCGCTCGCGCTACGACGAAATCGTCGAGGCGGTAAGCAGTTTCGTGCAGGCGCTGCCGGTGGGCCCGCCGTCGGACGCAGCCGCCCAGATCGGGTCGCTGATCTCGGAGAAGCAGCGCGCCCGCGTGGAGGGCTACATCGCCAAGGGCATCGAGGAGGGTGCCCGGCTGGTGTGCGGCGGGGGCCGCCCGGAGGGCCTGGACGGCGGCTTCTTCGTGCAGCCCACCGTCTTCGCCGACGTCGACAACAAGATGACGATCGCGCAGGAGGAGATCTTCGGCCCGGTGCTGAGCATAATCCCCTACGACACCGAGGAGGACGCGATCAAGATCGCCAACGACTCGGCGTACGGCCTGGCCGGCAGCGTCTGGACCACCGACATCGACAAGGGCATCAAGGTCGCCGAGAAGATCCGCACCGGGACCTACGGCATCAACTGGTACGCCTTCGACCCGTGCTGCCCGTTCGGCGGCTACAAGAACTCCGGCATCGGCCGCGAGAACGGGCCCGAGGGCGTCGAGCACTTCACCCAGCAAAAGAGCGTGCTGATGCCGATGGGCTACACCATCGAGGGCTAGCCAAAGCTGACACGCCACGCCGAGCGTGCACTCACCGCGAGATTCCGACTTCTCGCGCCGGGTGCACGCTCGGCGTCTTTTCGGCTCCCGGCGGCCGGCGGCCGGCGGCCGGCGCCCGGCGGCCGGCTAGTTATTATGCAATAAACCATAGAATCCGGGGCGCGACCTTCGCCCCCAGGGTAGGCATTGTGACACTGGTCTCACCCGTTTCGCGTGGTGTGCGGTTTAGTTAGGGAATAAAAGTTGCTGACTGGACGGATGTCTTATATGATTCTCAGCATAATCAAAGGCCCCACACGGCCGGGGAGAAAACCATGTGGATCATCGAGCTCAACGTCGGCGGCTACCAGTTCACGCGACAATTGCCGGACCTCAAGCGGCGGCCGTTCCGCTTCGGTCCGCGCGACATACACTGGCCGGTACCCCGGCATTCGCACGCTGCATGACCCCGGCCATTGGAGGTACGACCGTGCCGACTAACAGGCCGACGACCACCGACAAGGCTCCCGACCGTCCCGCCGCCAAGCGGTGCGACACGCGCACGAACATGCTGATCAGCGCTGCCGAGGTGATGCGCGAACGCGGGGCGGCCGGCGTGACCATCGACGAGGTGCTCGCCCGCAGCGGCGCGCCACGCGGCTCGGTGTATTACCACTTCCCCGACGGGCGCAGTCAGATCCTCAGCGAGGCGCTGCGGTACTCCGGGGACTCCATCACCGCGATGATCGACGACGCCGCCGGCTGGGGCGCGCGGGCGCTGTTGCGCGAGTTCGTCGAGTTCTGGGAGCGCCTGCTGACCGAGGGTGACTTCGGCGCCGGCTGTCCGGTGGTGGCGGCCGCGATCGGGTCCACCGACGACGAACGCGCGCTGTCGACGGAGGCCGGTGCCATCCTCGGCCGCTGGTGCGCGGCGATGACGCGGGCGTTCGTCGCCGACGGCTTCGACGAGGGCGACGCCGCCTCACTGGCGGTGATGTCGATCGCCGCGCTGGAGGGCGCGATCCTGCTGTCCCGCTCGACGCGCAGCATCGATCCGCTCCACCATGTCTGCGATCAGATCGAATTCCTGATCAAGGCAAAGGAATTCGTCATCCGCAACGGCCTGCCCGACAAGCGGGAGAGCTAGTGCTAGTCGCTGGCCGGTAGCGGCTTGACCTCTTTGAGCTGCAGCGGGGTCGCGCCGATGCTCAGGCTTCCGGCGCCGGGCTTGGTCACCAGCACCTCGGCGCCGTCGTCGTCGACGTAGCGCTTGCCCATCACGCTGCCCCCGGCGAACGCCGGGTCGAGCTCGCCGGACCGCGGCGCGCCGATCTCCACCATCGGCGCGCCACCGCAGCGCAGGTCGTCGAGGCTGTCGGCGCTGCGCACCACGATGACCTGGGTGTCGCACACCTGGCTGGCCAGACGGGTTCCGTTCTTGATCATGCGTGCAGTCCTTCCAACTGTTCGACTATCTCGCGGCGCAGCACCTTGCCGGTGGGGGTGGCCGGCAGCTCGTCGCGGAACACCACCCGGTCCGGGGTCCGCGACCCCCGCAGGTTTTTGCGGACGTACTCGCGCAGGTCCTCGGGGTCGGGCTCGCACCCCGGGGCCGGCACCACCACGGCGACGATCGCCTGGCCCCACTGCGGATCCTCCACCCCGACCACGGCGACGTCGCGCACGTGCGGGTGCTCGACGAGCACCTCCTCCAGCTCGGCGGGGGCGATGTTCTCCCCGCCGCGGATGATGGTGTCGTCACTGCGCCCGCCGATGAACAGGTAGCCGTCCTCGTCGAGCATGGCGATGTCCTTCGTCGGGAACCAGCCGTCCTCGTCCAGCACGGAACCGATCCCGGTGTAGCGCCCCGAGACCTGCTCGCCGCGCACGAACAACTCCCCGGTCTCCCCCGGCCCAAGCACCGTGCCGTTCTCGTCGCGGATCTGCACCTCCACGCCGGGCAGGGGCCGCCCGACCGAGCCCAGCCGCCGGGCGCCGGCGGCGTCGGACGCGGCCTGTGCCGCGCGGTGGTCGTCGGGGGTCAGCACCGCGATCGTCGAGCTGGTCTCGGTCAGGCCGTAGGCGTTGACGAACCCTACGCCCGGCAACAGTTCCAGCGCCCGGCGCACCAGCGGCAGCCCGACCTTGGAGCCGCCGTAGGCCAGGTTGCGCAGCGACGGCAGCTCGCGGGAGGCTGCGCCGCCGGCCTCCAGCGCGGTGACGATGCGGTCCAGCATCGTGGGCACCACCGTCGCCGTGGTCACCCGCTCGGCGTTGACCAGCCGGACCCACTCGCGGGCGTCGAAGTTGGGCAGGTACACCATCTTTCGCCCGGCGTACAGGTTCGACAGCGCGGCGCTCACCCCGGCGATGTGGTAGGGCGGCACACAGATCAGCGCCGCGTCGGTGTCGTCGGCCGAGGCGAATTCGACGCTGCCGGTCACGTAGCTGGTGAGGTTGTTGTGCGTGAGCTCGACGGCCTTGGGTTGCGACGTGGTGCCCGAGGTGAACAGCACGATCGCGACCGAGTCCGGGTCGGCGAACGCAGGGACGTCGGGGCCCGGCTCGCACTCGCGCGCGGCGGTCAGGAAGTCGTCGGAGACCAGCACCCGCGGCGAGGCGTCCCCGACCGCGTCGCGGTAGCGGGCGTCGACGATCACCAGCGGTTCGGGTAGCCGCCGGATCAGGGTCTGGATGCCCTCGGCCGACAGCCGGTAGTTGATCGGGGTGAACGCCACCCCGGCGCGGGCGGCCGCGAAGATCAGCACCGGCAGCATGTCGCCGCCGGTGCCGACGTAGGCCACGTGCCCGGCGCCCGAGGCCGCGATGACGCCCGCGCCGCCGTCGGCGAGATCGCTGAGCTGCTGCGTGGTCAAGCGCACGTCGTCGCAGACGACCGCCGTGCGATCGGGGTTACCCGACGCGGCCATCTCGAGCAGCAGCGAAATGCTCATCCCCGAACCCCCGAAGTGGACTCTACGAACATAGTGTATCGGTGATCAGGAGCCCGTCCAGCGCGGCGGACGCTTCTCGGCGAACGCGACGGCACCCTCCTTGGCGTCGTTGGACGCGAACACCGGGCCCAGGATCTTCATCTGTTCGGCGAACATGGTGTCGCGGCTCCAGCCGCGGGACTCGACGATGATCCGCTTGGTGGCCGCGACCGCCAGCGGCCCGTTGGCGGCGATCCGCTCGGCCAGCGCGATCGCTCCGTCCAGCGCCCCGCCCGGCTCGGCCAGCGCGTTGACGAGCCCGAGGTCGTGGGCGCGCTCGGCCGACAGGTTGTCCCCGGTCAGCGCCAGCTCCATCGCGACCGCGTACGGGATGCGCTCGGGCAGCCGCAGCAATCCCCCGCCGCCGGCGACCAGACCCCGCTTGACCTCGGGGATCCCGAACGCCGAGTCCCTCGACGCCACGATCAGGTCAGTGGCCAGCGCCAGTTCGGTGCCCCCGGCCAGCGCGTATCCCTCCACCGCGGCGATCAGCGGCTTGTCCGGCGGACGCTCGGTGAACCCCATGCCACGGCCTTCGACGACGGGCAGCTCACCCCGGGCGAAAGCCTTGAGATCCATACCGGCGCAGAACGATCCGCCCGCGCCGGTGATGATCCCCACCGACAGGCCGGCGTCGGCGTCGAGCCGGTCCATGGCGTCGGCCAGGCCCCGGGCGACCGCGGCGTTGACCGCGTTCTTGGCCTTGGGGCGGTTGATCGTGACGATCAGGATCCGGTCCCGTTGCTCGACCAGGACCTCGGGTTCCCCCGCGCCGGCCTCTTCATTCCCTGTGTTCACGGTGCGCCGAAGCTCCTTACCAAGTCGGTGGCTGTTCCCGGTTGATGGTAGCGGTCGCCGGAAACGGCGTTAGCGGCAGTCGAGAGTCCGGTTACCCGCCGCGGCGCGGGCCGCGTTCAGGCGGGAGCCATCGCCGTCTCGACGACCGTCAACTCCTCGGAAAGCCCTGCGGCGCGGCGGATCTGGACGAAGTCGGCGACCATGGCCTCGGTCACCTCGTGGGGATCCTTGAGGGTGGCGCCGTCGGACAGCACCGAGATGTTGAGCTGGTCGACGTAACTCCACACCGTGATGTTCAGTCCGCTGCCGGCGGTCAACGGGCCCACCGAATAGATCTCGGTGACCAGCGCCCCGCCCACCCGGCCGCGCTGCCGGGGACCGGGAACGTTCGAGATGTTCAGGTTGAGCACTTTGTTGTGCGCCTCCCGGCCGGACGCCCACCGGAAGAAGGATTCCGTGGGTGCCGGCGGCATGTAGGCGGCCCATCGGCTGACCAGCTCGGGGCCCATGAGCTGGTTGCTCTCCTTGGCCAGGAGGGCGTTCTCGCGGCTGCACCGCACCCGCGCCAGCGGGTCGTCGGAATTCGTCGGGAGGCCCACCAGCACGCCGGTGAACCGGTTTCCGGAGATTCGCTCGGGAGAGAAGTCGAAACTCATCGGCACCGACGCCAGCAGCGGTTCGGCTTTGCCGTCGTAGCGGAGCAGCAGCGTGCGCAGCGCTCCCGCCGCCATCGCGAGCACCATGTCGTTGATCGTCGCCCCGAGGCGCTTGCCGGTCTCCTTGACGTCGGCCAGGGCCAGCGTGGCGGTGGCGAATCGCCGCTCCGGGGTGATCTTGTGGTTCATGAACGTCGGCGGCGGCTCGAACGGCCGGGTCAGCTCCGGGGACAGCTTGCGCGAGCTGCGGCGCACCCGGGCCAGGCCGTCGGCGGTGTAGCGGATCGTGTGGGGGATCCGGCTGATGTGGCGCAGGTGGTCGGCGAACGCCGAACCCACCAGCCGGCCCGTCGTGGGCGCCGGGTCCGGCACGTAGGGGCCGCCTTCGGGCCCGGGCTGCAGGTCCATGCCGCGGGCCATCAGGTTGGCCGAGGCGACGCCGTCGGCGAGCGCGTGGTGGATCTTGCCGACCACCGCGATCCGGTTGTCGGCCAGCCCCTCGACGAAGTACATCTCCCACAGCGGCCGGTCGCGGTCCAGCGGGGTGCTGGCGATGCGTCCGATCGCCTCGTCGAGTTCGCGGCGACCGCCGGGAGCCGGCAGCCGCCACGGGCGGATGTGGTAGTCGAGGTCGACCTCGCAGTGCTCGCGCCACATCGGGTGGTGGAACTTCAGCGGGATCTCGACGAGCTGATAGCAGAACGGCTCGAGCTTGTTCAGCCGGCCGCCGATGACCTGGCGGAACTCTTCGATGCCGAAGTCGCGTCTGTCCTCGCTCAATTCGATGACGGCGACCTTGATCGTGTGCATGTGCACGTTCGGCGTCTCGCTGTACAGCAGGACCGCGTCCCAGCCGCTGAGCCGTTTCACCGCTGCCCCTTGCCCATACGGCGACGATACTCAGCGGTGGCCTCAGATGACCTCTTTTGCGCCGATCCGCGCCTTGGTGCGGTGGACCTGGTTGAGGAATAGCGCCGTCGCGTGCGCCATCTCGCCGGCCCGCTCGCCGTCGACGAGGTCAAAACCGTGGCCGGCGCCGGGCAATTCGACGTAGCCGACCTTCGAATGCGACGCCGCGCGCAGCCGTTCGACGAAGCTGCGGGCCTGCGCCACGGGGATCACGGAGTCCTTGCTGCCGTGAATCACCAGAAACGGCGGGGCATTGCGATGGACCCGCGCGATGGGCGACGCGTCGCGGAACAACTCCGGGTGCCGCGCGATCGAGCGTTTGACCACAACACGTTCCAGGAAGTCGACGAAGCGGGCGCGCTCGGGAGTGGAGCGGTCCTCCCAGTCGTAGCGGCCGTAGATGCCGACCACCGCGTCCACGGAAGTGTCGGCCCCCTCCGGCAGCTTCTCCCGGTGCGCGGGGTCGCCGGGGGTCAATCCGGCCAGCGCCGCCAGGTGCCCGCCGGCCGAACATCCCGCCACCGCAACGAAATCGCGGTCGCCGCCGAACTTGTCGACGTTGGCCCGCGCCCAGGCGATGGCGGTCTTGGCGTCGACGATGTGGCGCGGCCACCGGTGGTGCGGCGCGACGCGATAGTCGACCGCCAGGCACACCCAGCCCTGCTCGGCCAACCGTGACATCAGGGCGGACCCCTGGCCCACGCACCTGCCGTGCACCCACGCCCCGCCCGGGAGGAACACCAGGACGGGCGCGGGCTGCGCCGGCAGGTCTTTGCGCCGCCACACGTCGAGGACCTGCGCGGGGTGGTCGCCGTAGTGCACCGCGCGGCGGTAGAGGTAACGGCGTCTGCGCAGCGCGTCCCAGATCGGCGGGGTGCGGTCCGCGGTGGGCCATTCGCCGTCGAGATCGGCCGTCGGCACGACTTCCCGCAGCGCCGCGACGGAGACGTCGCGGGTGGACTCCCGGTCGCGGCGGCGCGCGTCCTGGATGCCGGGGGTCAGCAGGTCTTTCGTCATCGAGGCCAGGGCCTCGGGCGCCTGCCGCACCCCCCAGACGCCCATCGCGGTGACACCGCCCAGCGGCTCCAGGTGCTTGCCGACCACCGGCAGCGACGCCCCTGCAACGCTGAGGGCCAACGCGTAATCACCGGGGCGGGTCCGTAGCAACCACTTCACGCACGATGTCATGCCCGGTACCTCGCCGTCATTCCGCGAGGGTACCCCCGCGCGCCGCGCGGAAACTGACGTTTGCGTCGAACACGTCCGCGTCGCCTAGAGGGCCGTGAGGCTCGCGATCACCCGGGCGCCGACGAGGCGCACGTCGGTCAACGTCAGCCCCACCTGCGCGGCCAGCGTGTCGGCGCTGTCGACACCGACGGACGCCCAGCGGAACCACGGCCCGACGTCGCCGCCGGACTCCAACCGCACCCAGTGCACCCGGATGCCGATGGCCTCGGCGTCGAACTCGGCGACGCAGCGTCCGCCGCGGCACAGCAACTCGGCGGCGCGGCCCAGGATGCGCAGCGGGTCCCCGCCGAGGCCGATGTTGCCGTCGACCAGCAGGACCGTCTGCCACTGCCCCGTCCCGGGCAGCGGCTCGAAGACATCGCCCAGCAGGGCCGGCGCACCCCCGCGGCCGGCCAGGCGGATCGCGGCCGCGGATCGGTCGATACCCAGCGCGGGCACCCCCCGCTGGATCAGCCGTGCCACCAATCGCCCTGGGCCGCAACCGAGTTCGATCGTAGGACCGTTGCACAGCTGGGTGACGGCCTCGTCGAAGTCCTCGTCGAGCGCCTCATCGGGGGCGGCCGCTTCGCCCGGCGGGGACCGCACCCCAAGCCAGCGGTGAACCGGCAGCAGCCGCACCTCTCCGTCCTCGTGGCGGATCCAGCATCGTTCACCGCCCAGCGCCCGATCGTAGAGATGCCCCAGCAATTCTGTCCCTCGCTCCTGCCCGGCCCGCCGGCCCGGGCGCGTGGGGCGCCCGTCGGGGAGGGGTTGTGGCCAACCCGCATCGCCGGGTGCCGGCATGCGCCGCGTCCACCGGCATTCCCACCGATACCCCGATCTTTGCTCGGCTAACCCAGAGCCTGCCAGAGCCGCGCGCCGGCGGCGCGCGGTGGTTCGGCGTGCGGGTCACCGGTTCCGCCGGCGCGGACGAATCGCCGCGTGCGTAATACTCGATCCATGCCGAACAGCGACGTTCACCCCGACTTGCGCAGAGCCGCCCGATTCACGCCGCGGCACATGATCGGCCCGCGGACGCTGCGGATCATGCGGGCGGCGACGAGGCTGCGCGGGCGCGGCGGCGCCGGCGACGTCGAGGTGGTCGGGTTGGGTCCGGGTAACGGGGTGCGGGTGTCCCGGCCCGTCGGCGTGACCGGGCCGACGCCCGCGCTGCTGTGGATCCACGGGGGCGGCTACGTGATCGGCAGCGCCGACCAGGACGACCCGGTGTGCCGGCGGTTCAGCACCCGTTTGGGCATCACCGTCGCGTCCGTGGAATACCGTCTGGCGCCCGAACATCCGTATCCGGAGCCGCTGGAGGACTGCTACGCGGCGCTGAGCTGGCTGGCGGGGCTGGGATCGGTGGATCCGGGGCGGATCGCGATCGGCGGCGCCAGCGCCGGCGGCGGGCTGGCGGCGGCCCTGGCGCTGCTGGCCCGGGACCGCGCCGAGGTCGCCCCCCTGTTCCAGCTGCTGGCGTATCCCATGCTCGACGACCGCAGTTCGGCGTCCGGGGATCACCCGGACCACCGGCTGTGGAGCGCGCGCAGCAACCGGTTCGGCTGGGCGGCCTATCTGGGCGGCGCCGATCCGGAACTCGCCGTCCCGGGCCGGCGCACCGACCTGGGCGGGCTGGCGCCCGCGTGGATCGGCGTCGGCACCCACGACCTGTTCCACGACGAGGACTTGGCCTACGCCGAACGGCTGCGGGCCGCCGGGGTGCCGTGCCAGGTCGAGGTCATCCCCGGGGCGTTCCACGGCTTCGACATGTGGGTGCCCAAAGCCGCAGTGTCCCAAAGGTTCTTCGACAGCCAGTGCGACACCCTGCGCGCGGCGCTCACCCGGGCGGCCTGAGCGGCGCTCACATGGCCGCTCACATGGCCGCTCACATGGCGAAGTAGACGAGCTCACCGCCGATGACGGTGGCCGCGACCATGCCGGCATCCAGCTCGGCCAGCGCCGTGGCCGGCGGCTCG is part of the Mycobacterium sp. HUMS_12744610 genome and encodes:
- a CDS encoding alpha/beta hydrolase fold domain-containing protein, which produces MTSCVKWLLRTRPGDYALALSVAGASLPVVGKHLEPLGGVTAMGVWGVRQAPEALASMTKDLLTPGIQDARRRDRESTRDVSVAALREVVPTADLDGEWPTADRTPPIWDALRRRRYLYRRAVHYGDHPAQVLDVWRRKDLPAQPAPVLVFLPGGAWVHGRCVGQGSALMSRLAEQGWVCLAVDYRVAPHHRWPRHIVDAKTAIAWARANVDKFGGDRDFVAVAGCSAGGHLAALAGLTPGDPAHREKLPEGADTSVDAVVGIYGRYDWEDRSTPERARFVDFLERVVVKRSIARHPELFRDASPIARVHRNAPPFLVIHGSKDSVIPVAQARSFVERLRAASHSKVGYVELPGAGHGFDLVDGERAGEMAHATALFLNQVHRTKARIGAKEVI
- a CDS encoding SAM-dependent methyltransferase; translated protein: MLGHLYDRALGGERCWIRHEDGEVRLLPVHRWLGVRSPPGEAAAPDEALDEDFDEAVTQLCNGPTIELGCGPGRLVARLIQRGVPALGIDRSAAAIRLAGRGGAPALLGDVFEPLPGTGQWQTVLLVDGNIGLGGDPLRILGRAAELLCRGGRCVAEFDAEAIGIRVHWVRLESGGDVGPWFRWASVGVDSADTLAAQVGLTLTDVRLVGARVIASLTAL
- a CDS encoding alpha/beta hydrolase, with the protein product MPNSDVHPDLRRAARFTPRHMIGPRTLRIMRAATRLRGRGGAGDVEVVGLGPGNGVRVSRPVGVTGPTPALLWIHGGGYVIGSADQDDPVCRRFSTRLGITVASVEYRLAPEHPYPEPLEDCYAALSWLAGLGSVDPGRIAIGGASAGGGLAAALALLARDRAEVAPLFQLLAYPMLDDRSSASGDHPDHRLWSARSNRFGWAAYLGGADPELAVPGRRTDLGGLAPAWIGVGTHDLFHDEDLAYAERLRAAGVPCQVEVIPGAFHGFDMWVPKAAVSQRFFDSQCDTLRAALTRAA